One genomic region from Amphiprion ocellaris isolate individual 3 ecotype Okinawa chromosome 20, ASM2253959v1, whole genome shotgun sequence encodes:
- the LOC111573447 gene encoding SH2 domain-containing adapter protein F-like isoform X2, with amino-acid sequence MAKWLKDYLNFGSRRDPPQPPRPDYTESEILRAYRAQKELDFEDPYQHSEKEHQNGGFTSCSATVKVVSPKHRLIKVDSQEFGRCKIPLSPVTVQEEPVIPSAPAASDSDTDYSDPFDARPDPQARPNWEPKSAPTDCCSYMEPFEAQRIISELQHSMMTNRSGSGDGGQLYDNPYEERTRPHHRAALPAQQQTQKAEGCLGLIDSRESRLPQDDERPADEYDQPWEWKKDNISKALAVQFEGAERERSRAQTETRLTKTGTTSTSDSTTLRLVGDTPPLLGERVDPYLPLEKQVWYHGALSRSEAESLLTLCKENSYLVRNSQTCRNDYSLSLRSCKGFMHMKFAQSADGRYVLGENSPPFSTIPEVIHYYTTHKLPIRGAEHMSLLYPVIVQTL; translated from the exons ATGGCAAAGTGGCTGAAGGACTACCTAAACTTTGGCAGCAGGCGTGATCCTCCACAGCCCCCGAGGCCAGACTACACTGAGAGTGAGATTTTGAGGGCCTATAGAGCTCAGAAGGAGCTGGATTTTGAGGACCCGTACCAACACTCTGAGAAGGAGCATCAGAATGGCGGTTTCACCTCATGTAGTGCTACA GTGAAAGTCGTGTCTCCAAAACACAGACTGATAAAAGTGGATTCTCAGGAATTTGGTCGTTGTAAAATCCCTCTGAGTCCGGTGACTGTTCAAGAAGAACCT GTAATTCCGTCTGCACCAGCTGCATCAGACAGTGACACAGACTACTCTGATCCATTTGATGCACGTCCAGACCCGCAAGCTAGGCCAAACTGGGAGCCAAAATCTGCACCAACAGACTGTTGCAGCTACATGGAGCCATTTGAGGCCCAGCGGATTATTTCAG AACTGCAGCACAGCATGATGACTAACAGGTCTGGCAGCGGGGATGGAGGCCAGTTATACGATAACCCGTATGAAGAGAGGACTCGTCCCCACCATCGAGCTGCTCTACCAGCACAACAGCAAACTCAGAAGGCTGAGGGTTGCCTGGGTCTGATAGACAGCAGGGAGAGCAGGCTGCCTCAGGATGATGAGAGGCCGGCCGACGAATATGACCAGCCGTGGGAGTGGAAGAAGGACAACATCTCCAAAGCTCTAGCAG TTCagtttgaaggagcagaaaggGAGCGCTCTCGAGCTCAGACAGAAACCAGGCTTACCAAAACAGGAACTACATCTACATCAGACTCGACTACACTCCGTCTTGTTGGAGACACTCCTCCTCTCCTGGGAGAGAGAGTGGATCCATATCTGCCTCTGGAAAAGCAAGT ATGGTACCATGGAGCTCTGAGCCGCTCGGAGGCAGAAAGTCTGCTGACTCTGTGCAAGGAGAACTCCTATCTGGTGAGGAACAGCCAGACCTGCCGGAACGACTACTCGCTCTCCCTCAG GAGCTGCAAAGGCTTCATGCACATGAAGTTCGCCCAGTCTGCAGACGGGCGCTACGTGCTCGGAGAGAACAGCCCTCCCTTCTCCACCATCCCAGAGGTCATCCACTACTACACCACACACAAGCTGCCGATCAGAGGAGCCGAGCACATGTCCCTACTGTATCCCGTCATAGTGCAGACCCTctga
- the LOC111573447 gene encoding SH2 domain-containing adapter protein F-like isoform X1, whose protein sequence is MAKWLKDYLNFGSRRDPPQPPRPDYTESEILRAYRAQKELDFEDPYQHSEKEHQNGGFTSCSATVSLPSFPAFGSVLPNGVEVKVVSPKHRLIKVDSQEFGRCKIPLSPVTVQEEPVIPSAPAASDSDTDYSDPFDARPDPQARPNWEPKSAPTDCCSYMEPFEAQRIISELQHSMMTNRSGSGDGGQLYDNPYEERTRPHHRAALPAQQQTQKAEGCLGLIDSRESRLPQDDERPADEYDQPWEWKKDNISKALAVQFEGAERERSRAQTETRLTKTGTTSTSDSTTLRLVGDTPPLLGERVDPYLPLEKQVWYHGALSRSEAESLLTLCKENSYLVRNSQTCRNDYSLSLRSCKGFMHMKFAQSADGRYVLGENSPPFSTIPEVIHYYTTHKLPIRGAEHMSLLYPVIVQTL, encoded by the exons ATGGCAAAGTGGCTGAAGGACTACCTAAACTTTGGCAGCAGGCGTGATCCTCCACAGCCCCCGAGGCCAGACTACACTGAGAGTGAGATTTTGAGGGCCTATAGAGCTCAGAAGGAGCTGGATTTTGAGGACCCGTACCAACACTCTGAGAAGGAGCATCAGAATGGCGGTTTCACCTCATGTAGTGCTACAGTGAGCCTTCCTTCTTTTCCTGCTTTTGGTTCAGTGCTGCCTAATGGTGTGGAG GTGAAAGTCGTGTCTCCAAAACACAGACTGATAAAAGTGGATTCTCAGGAATTTGGTCGTTGTAAAATCCCTCTGAGTCCGGTGACTGTTCAAGAAGAACCT GTAATTCCGTCTGCACCAGCTGCATCAGACAGTGACACAGACTACTCTGATCCATTTGATGCACGTCCAGACCCGCAAGCTAGGCCAAACTGGGAGCCAAAATCTGCACCAACAGACTGTTGCAGCTACATGGAGCCATTTGAGGCCCAGCGGATTATTTCAG AACTGCAGCACAGCATGATGACTAACAGGTCTGGCAGCGGGGATGGAGGCCAGTTATACGATAACCCGTATGAAGAGAGGACTCGTCCCCACCATCGAGCTGCTCTACCAGCACAACAGCAAACTCAGAAGGCTGAGGGTTGCCTGGGTCTGATAGACAGCAGGGAGAGCAGGCTGCCTCAGGATGATGAGAGGCCGGCCGACGAATATGACCAGCCGTGGGAGTGGAAGAAGGACAACATCTCCAAAGCTCTAGCAG TTCagtttgaaggagcagaaaggGAGCGCTCTCGAGCTCAGACAGAAACCAGGCTTACCAAAACAGGAACTACATCTACATCAGACTCGACTACACTCCGTCTTGTTGGAGACACTCCTCCTCTCCTGGGAGAGAGAGTGGATCCATATCTGCCTCTGGAAAAGCAAGT ATGGTACCATGGAGCTCTGAGCCGCTCGGAGGCAGAAAGTCTGCTGACTCTGTGCAAGGAGAACTCCTATCTGGTGAGGAACAGCCAGACCTGCCGGAACGACTACTCGCTCTCCCTCAG GAGCTGCAAAGGCTTCATGCACATGAAGTTCGCCCAGTCTGCAGACGGGCGCTACGTGCTCGGAGAGAACAGCCCTCCCTTCTCCACCATCCCAGAGGTCATCCACTACTACACCACACACAAGCTGCCGATCAGAGGAGCCGAGCACATGTCCCTACTGTATCCCGTCATAGTGCAGACCCTctga
- the theg gene encoding theg spermatid protein → MATQTQLLAQPKPNRLKYPDRRSVYWLDELPPERTGSTTKIELTPRWSALCRSKKFYTQDTVSPIWEVSEWALRAVPSQRLCRLARSRAPAAGWQPDHPLPLPLSRGTLTAVATSRICQLAQPKKKQILEGSSPKSKPVPTNHLPSRASAHIELLATPKHDHPKFKGERSVCWPVSKAARSHAASQRLLHLSSPKDRKALFEGYDPYVVSRAARSASPSPRIQELCLPLPRKCSSK, encoded by the exons ATGGCAACTCAGACGCAGCTGCTCGCTCAGCCCAAACCAAACAGACTCAAATATCCAGACCG TCGCTCTGTTTACTGGCTGGATGAGCTGCCACCAGAGAGGACTGGATCCACCACCAAAATCG AGTTAACCCCTCGCTGGTCGGCCTTGTGTAGAAGCAAAAAATTCTACACTCAAGACAC GGTTTCCCCCATATGGGAGGTGAGTGAATGGGCTCTCCGGGCCGTTCCATCCCAGCGGTTGTGCCGCCTGGCTCGATCTCGGGCCCCTGCAGCTGGCTGGCAGCCAGACCACCCACTTCCGCTGCCA CTGAGCAGAGGGACGCTGACTGCAGTCGCCACTTCAAGGATTTGCCAGCTTGCCCAGccaaagaaaaagcaaattcTTGAGGGATCCAGCCCCAAATCTAAACCTGTACCCACGAACCACCTGCCCTCCAGAGCATCTGCGCACATTGAACTACTTGCAA CCCCGAAGCACGACCACCCCAAGTTTAAAGGAGAGCGCTCAGTGTGCTGGCCTGTTTCCAAAGCAGCGAGAAGCCACGCCGCCAGCCAGAGACTTCTCCATCTGTCCAGTCCCAAAGACAGGAAGGCTCTGTTTGAGGGGTACGACCCGTACGTTGTTAGCCGGGCCGCCCGCTCTGCCAGCCCCTCTCCTCGGATACAGGAGCTCTGTCTGCCGCTGCCTCGCAAATGTAGCTCAAAGTAG
- the yju2 gene encoding splicing factor YJU2 codes for MSERKVLNKYYPPDFDPSKIPKLKLPKDRQYVVRLMAPFNMRCKTCGEYIYKGKKFNARKETVQNELYMGLPIFRFYIKCTRCLAEITFKTDPENTDYAMEHGATRNFQAEKLIEEEEKRIQQEREEEELNNPMKVLENRTKDSKMEMEVLENLQELKELNQRQAQVDYEGMISQYRELEKREREREKEEDERETKEMLDRALVKRLRDSDSDSEKEEESSSTKSMKSSSDKPTDILTTDKPPEVQGASAAGVKRAKTESWERSVGTLGGGGALGSLVVRKKPAVTVSKPSPVVTAAAPTSQRDSKASTADSANTSKPVATQNGSSSLSLLGAYSDSDSNDSE; via the exons ATGTCCGAAAGAAAAGTATTGAAT AAATACTACCCTCCGGATTTCGATCCATCAAAAATCCCAAAGCTCAAACTCCCCAAAGATCGTCAGTATGTGGTCCGATTGATGGCTCCATTCAATATGAG GTGTAAAACATGCGGTGAGTACATCTACAAGGGGAAAAAGTTCAACGCACGTAAAGAGACTGTTCAGAATGAGTTGTACATGGGACTGCCAATCTTCCGTTTCTACATCAAATGTACTCGGTGTCTTGCTGAAATTACATTTAAG ACTGACCCAGAGAACACAGACTATGCGATGGAGCACGGTGCAACACGAAACTTCCAGGCAGAGAAACTtattgaggaggaggagaagagaatccagcaggagagagaagaagaagaactaaACAACCCCATGAAG GTGTTGGAGAACCGTACAAAGGATTCAAAGATGGAGATGGAGGTCCTGGAAAACCTCCAGGAGCTGAAGGAGCTGAACCAGAGGCAGGCTCAGGTGGACTACGAGGGAATGATCAGCCAGTACAGAGAGttggagaagagagagagggaaagggagaaagaggaggatgaaCGTGAAACAAA AGAGATGTTGGACCGAGCCCTTGTGAAAAGACTCAGAGACTCTGACTCTGAttcagaaaaagaagaggagagcagcagcacaaaATCAATGAAGTCCAGCTCAGACAAACCAACAGATATACTCACTACTGACAAACCACCAGAGGTACAG GGAGCCTCAGCTGCAGGAGTGAAGAGGGCCAAGACGGAGAGCTGGGAGAGGAGTGTCGGGACTCTGGGCGGCGGGGGAGCACTCGGCTCCCTGGTCGTACGAAAGAAACCAGCAGTGACCGTCAGCAAACCCAGTCCTGTAGTGACGGCTGCTGCTCCCACCTCTCAGAGAG ACTCAAAAGCATCGACAGCCGACTCCGCAAATACTTCTAAACCCGTCGCCACACAAAATGGCTCGTCATCTCTCAGCCTGCTGGGGGCGTATTCAGACAGTGACAGCAATGACAGCGAATGA
- the LOC111573467 gene encoding cocaine- and amphetamine-regulated transcript protein-like, whose amino-acid sequence MVSARTLLAVTCCCAYLWLVRAEDSSLETRSLDFPLKNQQEKDLIDALQEVLEKLRSKEMPLEKKLGWLPSCDAGEPCAVRKGARIGTLCSCPRGTSCNFYVLKCL is encoded by the exons ATGGTCAGCGCACGGACTCTCCTAGCGGTCACCTGCTGCTGCGCGTACCTGTGGCTCGTTCGTGCGGAGGACTCCTCACTGGAGACGCGCTCGTTGGATTTCCCACTGAAAAACCAGCAAGAGAAAGACCTG ATTGATGCTTTGCAAGAGGTTTTGGAGAAGCTGAGGAGCAAAGAGATGCCCTTAGAGAAAAAGCTCGGCTGGTTGCCATCG TGTGACGCAGGAGAGCCGTGCGCCGTGCGCAAAGGTGCGCGTATCGGCACACTGTGCAGCTGCCCTCGAGGGACTTCCTGTAACTTCTATGTCctcaaatgtttgtaa